The following proteins come from a genomic window of Mammaliicoccus sp. Marseille-Q6498:
- the yycI gene encoding two-component system regulatory protein YycI, producing MDWKHAKSLFIIVFVLINIGLVIVYFNKVNNSIVQESNAQSDVNFSKEGIDIPTLPDYKDKEMQSITANSKSFSDSDIDGVFSLSEKDTQINKDVNEDIGKDSKQQNFKAFVNKEAYKGKDYQIKKNNSDKNSVVFEQNYDGLPILNNNKGQIVINMQDGKAKKFTQTYLDKLKPGNGDNNSKRKIVDAKTALETLYYNTYLVKGDKVESVRLGYYSVVKEIGGQVLAPTWEVKIKTKEDGKPKTVVMYIDAIKPESTVLEES from the coding sequence ATGGATTGGAAACATGCCAAGTCACTCTTCATCATAGTGTTCGTATTAATTAACATTGGACTAGTCATTGTATACTTCAATAAAGTAAACAACTCGATTGTCCAAGAGTCTAATGCTCAGTCTGATGTTAATTTTTCTAAAGAAGGAATAGACATTCCGACATTACCTGATTATAAAGATAAAGAAATGCAATCTATCACGGCAAATAGTAAGTCCTTTTCAGATAGTGATATAGACGGCGTATTTTCTTTATCGGAAAAAGATACACAAATTAATAAAGACGTTAACGAAGATATCGGTAAAGATAGTAAACAGCAAAATTTTAAAGCTTTCGTTAATAAAGAAGCATACAAAGGAAAAGATTATCAAATTAAGAAAAACAATTCTGATAAAAACTCTGTCGTCTTTGAACAAAATTATGACGGATTGCCAATATTAAATAATAATAAAGGTCAAATCGTCATAAATATGCAAGACGGAAAAGCTAAGAAATTCACGCAAACTTACTTAGATAAACTTAAACCCGGTAACGGAGATAACAACAGTAAACGAAAAATCGTCGATGCTAAAACGGCACTTGAGACACTTTACTACAACACATATTTAGTAAAAGGCGATAAAGTAGAATCAGTAAGATTAGGTTATTACAGTGTTGTTAAAGAAATCGGCGGACAAGTACTTGCCCCAACTTGGGAAGTCAAAATAAAAACTAAAGAAGACGGTAAGCCAAAAACAGTCGTCATGTACATTGATGCGATTAAACCAGAATCAACTGTACTAGAAGAATCGTAA
- a CDS encoding MBL fold metallo-hydrolase — protein sequence MSVLASGSTGNATYIESEKGSLLVDAGLTGKKIEGLFQQIDRNISDLEGILVTHEHIDHIKGLGVLARKYKLPIYANKKTWQMIDVKDKKIPDDLKFHFEPYETKTLAGIDIESFSVSHDAIDPQFYIFNNDYKKLTMITDTGYVSDRMKSMIQGSDAFVFESNHDVDMLRMGKYPWATKQRILSDMGHVSNEDAAHAMCDVITGSTKRIYLSHLSQDNNMKDLARMTVGQVLNEHDIDTNKEVILCDTDKEKATPIYYV from the coding sequence ATGAGCGTACTCGCAAGTGGCAGTACAGGAAATGCCACTTATATAGAATCAGAAAAAGGTAGTCTACTCGTAGACGCCGGATTAACAGGTAAAAAAATAGAAGGTTTATTCCAACAAATCGACCGTAATATTAGCGACTTAGAAGGAATCTTAGTCACACACGAACATATCGATCACATTAAAGGGTTAGGCGTACTAGCTAGAAAGTATAAATTACCTATTTACGCAAATAAGAAAACGTGGCAAATGATAGATGTAAAAGACAAAAAAATTCCCGACGATCTAAAATTTCACTTTGAACCATATGAAACAAAGACATTAGCAGGAATTGATATCGAATCATTCAGCGTGTCACATGACGCAATTGATCCACAATTTTATATATTCAATAACGATTATAAAAAATTAACGATGATTACAGACACAGGCTACGTATCAGACAGAATGAAAAGTATGATACAAGGTAGTGATGCATTCGTATTTGAAAGTAACCATGACGTGGATATGCTGAGAATGGGTAAATACCCATGGGCGACAAAACAACGCATATTAAGCGATATGGGACACGTATCAAACGAAGACGCAGCACACGCAATGTGTGACGTTATAACAGGAAGCACAAAGCGCATATATCTATCACATTTAAGCCAAGACAACAATATGAAAGACTTAGCAAGAATGACAGTAGGACAAGTATTGAACGAACATGATATCGATACAAACAAAGAAGTTATCCTTTGTGATACAGATAAAGAAAAAGCAACACCAATATATTACGTATAA
- the rlmH gene encoding 23S rRNA (pseudouridine(1915)-N(3))-methyltransferase RlmH has product MKITIITVGKLKEKYWKQAVDEYNKRLSAYTKTELIEVADEKAPDNMSEKDIEIVKEKEADRIMSKIKQDSHVITLEIQGKMLTSEGLSKEIDNLMTRGQSHITFIIGGSNGLHDKVLQRSNYALSFSKMTFPHQMMKVVLMEQVYRAFKIMRGEAYHK; this is encoded by the coding sequence ATGAAAATCACAATCATAACCGTCGGCAAACTCAAAGAAAAATATTGGAAACAAGCCGTGGACGAATATAACAAGAGACTAAGCGCATATACTAAGACAGAATTAATAGAAGTAGCAGACGAAAAAGCACCAGATAATATGAGCGAGAAAGATATAGAGATTGTGAAGGAAAAAGAAGCGGACAGAATCATGTCTAAAATCAAACAAGACAGTCACGTTATTACCCTGGAAATACAAGGCAAGATGTTAACAAGCGAAGGACTAAGTAAAGAAATCGATAACCTTATGACACGCGGACAATCACACATCACATTTATCATAGGCGGATCAAACGGACTGCACGATAAAGTATTACAACGCAGCAACTACGCACTATCATTCAGCAAAATGACCTTCCCACACCAAATGATGAAAGTCGTATTGATGGAGCAAGTGTATAGAGCATTTAAGATAATGCGAGGGGAAGCATATCATAAATGA